A single Chloroflexota bacterium DNA region contains:
- a CDS encoding DUF4411 family protein produces the protein MAYLLDANVFMQAKNLYYGLDFCPAFWDWLIASNAAKRVFSIEKVGDEIEAGGDELAAWAAQRGPDFFLKPDTAMVPALGSVSTWATGQRYEAAAVSTFLQVADYYLVAHALAHGLTVVTHEIASVSTKKIKIPNACIGLEIKCMTAFEMLRHERARFVLGPQQ, from the coding sequence GAAGAACCTCTACTATGGCCTCGACTTCTGTCCGGCGTTCTGGGATTGGCTCATCGCGAGCAATGCGGCGAAGCGGGTTTTCAGCATAGAGAAGGTCGGCGACGAGATCGAGGCCGGCGGCGATGAGCTCGCAGCTTGGGCCGCGCAGCGCGGGCCTGACTTCTTCCTAAAGCCGGATACAGCGATGGTTCCAGCTCTCGGCTCGGTCAGCACTTGGGCGACGGGTCAACGCTACGAGGCTGCCGCCGTGAGCACATTCCTGCAAGTGGCTGACTATTACCTCGTGGCCCACGCGCTGGCCCATGGACTTACCGTCGTCACCCACGAGATTGCATCCGTCTCAACGAAGAAGATCAAAATCCCAAACGCCTGTATTGGCCTTGAGATCAAGTGTATGACGGCGTTCGAGATGCTAAGGCATGAGCGGGCGCGTTTTGTCCTGGGGCCGCAACAATGA